The sequence below is a genomic window from Dictyostelium discoideum AX4 chromosome 5 chromosome, whole genome shotgun sequence.
ataataataataaataataataattactatAGGAGTATTGATTTTTGGAATAAAGATTATAAAGATATAGCGTGGAGATGTAATTGGATAGATTTACAAATTAGAGATTTACAATACCAAAGTATGGTTTGTGATCAATTATATCATAAAGTTAGAAGATCAAAACAAAAGATAATACCTGATAATAAATCTTTGTCatcttcaattgataataataataataataatttaaaatcaataccaattgaAACAATTGATCATTCAAATAATGCAATCACTTCTTCAAATATACCATATTCAAATAACGAggaagaacaacaagaacaacaacaacatccaTCACAATCAATACGTACAACTTCAGTTGTCAAATTAAGAAAACCTAGAAAATTAATAAGAAGACCAACTGTAAAATTATCAGCAAAACAAATGACAACTGATTTGGAAGCTCATCCTTTATTCACTTTTCATAAAggttattttaaatttgaaaatgcaATAAGTAAGTATTTtcattatagtttttttttcttttttgtatttaatcgtaataattaatatatatgtttttttttatttattttttatttattttttatttttttatttatttagaaaccaatattattaatgagatggaaataaaatatcaagaaaaagagaaaccaccaaaattattaacattaaGTGAAGAAAGATTAAAAcaatatataaattcaaatgaagaTGTTGATGTGGTGAACTTATTTGCAACTAATGAAAGTAAAAGATTAAGTGAAAAAAGAAGAGGTAGAATACCTTctgataaaaaagaaaaagttagTTCACACCGTTTGAAATCAggtgatgaaattgatggtacatcatcatcaacagcaacagcaactacagcaactacaacaactacaacaacaacaacaacaacaacaactaataaaaaatcaagacGTAGTAGaagagaaaagaaaaaagaaaaagaaagagaaaaacaagaaaaagaaaaacatataaaaacTAAAGATGAACAAAAAGatagagaaaaaaaagaaaaagcaagagaaaaagaattggaaaaagaaagaaaaagagaaaaagaaagaattaaagaaaaagagagacaagagaaagagagattaaaaaaagaaaaagaattggaaaaaaataaaaaaaaagaaaagaaattattaaaagaaaaagaaaaagaaattaaagaaaaaaaagtaaaattaaaaaatcaagaaaatattattgaaaaagatttaactattaataatactactactaaaactacaaaatcaaagaaatcttCAAGCAAAGTAAAGAAATCTGAACAAGAAGGAGTGAAACttgaaaatgttgaaattgaagatgaagaagttgaagaggaagaagaagaagaagaagaagttgaggatgaagaggaagaggaagaggaggaggaggaagaagaagaggaagaagaagaagagatCGAAGAAGTGGAggataatgaagaagaaaaaagaaaggaAGAGAGAAGAAGGAGAAGGAGAAAGAGAAGAATATTACGACGTCGTAAGAAATTACGTAGAAAACAGAGAAAGcgacaattatttttacaaaaacagcaacaacagcaacttttacaacaacagcaacaacaacaacaacaaaaacttCTTCAACAACTTAAAAAAAGAGATGAATCTAATGGTTTAAGTTATAAAGAGATTATTACACCAGAATGGAGAGATATTTCATCATTTGCAAATAATGATCCATCattaccatcaccattattactCTCAAATCCACTTTTAGctcaagatattaaaaatataacaacaacaacaacaacaataacaacatctgaaccaatttcaaaattttcaacaatAACAGAAGAAGAATTACTTATTAGACAAACAACAAATGGTATTGATGGTACACCAATGAATGGAATTGGAGAGGATAGTGAAAGTAGTGGATCTGAAATTGAACTAGATGAAGATGCAATGAAAATCATTCATGCTAGAAATGAAATTGAGGAAAAGAGAAGATTCtttaatacaattaaacaaattcaaatggaAAATCCAGTTCCATCATATAAAAGAAAGAAGGAATCTTTACCTGTAGAATTTGTAGCACCAACCGTTGAAGAGCTTTTACCATCATATCATTTCAATaagaaatcaattaaattattgggTAAATCTTGGAATGGTGATTTCGAATATTATTCTTCaagtgatgaagatgattatGATGACAGCGATGATTatgatagtgatgatgataatgatgatgaagatgacgATGACTctgatagtgatgatgaagatgaaagtGATAGTGATGATTACGATAGTGAATATGATTCGGATCTTAGTGACTCTGATGATAGTGAATCAGAATCATCAGATAATGAACTTGATGGTCTCTATTCTTCTGAATCTGAAATCAATCACAATAGTAGTGGAGATGAGGATGAAATGGATGTAGAATTGAATAATCATCATATTCCttctaaaaatagtaaaaatagtaaaaaacaacctgtaaataataatgttaataatagtaataatttaaatggaaGTAGTGGAGgtggtaaaattaattcaaaaccatcaaaacaacaaccaagAAATTCAAAAGCAAACCCACCAtcaaaacaacaaccaacaccattaaaacaacaaccaacaccattaaaacaacaaccaacaccattaaaacaaacaacaacacctTCAAAAGCAACACCATCACcaaaacaacaatcacaacaacaacaacaacaacaacaacaacaacaacaacaaccacaacaaccacagcaaccacaacaacaacaacaacaatcaccaaaaccaacaccaccattagtatcaacaacaccaccattatcatctgttccattatcaccaccaacaaaaacaattagaTCAACAAGAGGTGTTTCAAGTCTTTCAAATTCTACATCATCTTTACCAAAACAAACTAATACACcaccaatttcaattctTAGTAGAAAGAGAAACCAATCACAATCATCTGTTACTGATGCACCTTTATCACCAACAACTActgccaccaccaccacctcacCAAAACCAACTACAAGAAGAAAGGGTAAACTTCAAGAAACTATACCTGTTGAggaaacaaaaataattgaagaaACTAAACCTTTTGAAGAAACAGTACCAATAAAGGAAAACTCAACTACAACACCTTTAAAAAGAACTAGAAGACAAACAAAACAACAGCTTGTTAATGGAGAAACAACAACTCCATTAACAAATGGTGATAATCATGTCGAAAAAACagattcaaattcaacagaTGTAAAAGTTGATCCAACTTCATGGTGGGGTGataaacaatataaaattcAACCTGTAATGGAAGCGACTGTAATTAGATTTAAAAGAGTAAAAAATGATGACGGTGACGATGAtgatcaaattcaaaataatcaaaaaaataataataataataataataataataataataataataataataataataataataataataataataataataataataataataataataataataataataataataataataataataataataataataataataataataataataataataataataataatataaataatataaataatacagAGGATTTagaatcaaaaattaaagaaacaaaatcaataaatattCCAATGGAAATAAGTACTAATGGTAatgattttcaaatgaaagaaaaagaaggtGAATAATCAATCAGTAGTAATtgtgtatttatttattaaaaaaaaaaaaaaaaaaaaaaaaaaaaaaaaaaaaaaaaccaattccaagacaaaaaaaaaaaaattatttccaaaaaaaaaaaaaaaacctaaaattaaaattaaattggaaCCTTTTTCTATGAATCTATTTATACttgtataaaaataaatataaaaaattaaattctttatttgtattggggtattgttttttttttttttgggggtaaaaaataatttattaattgttgtttacACTAACCCACACCAAGGAAAAAACGAAGtgaatattgtttttttatacttCCCCAATTGTTTTGGGGGAAAATAATTGGgcttcaaataaataaaaatataaaaaaataaaaaagaaatgaaaaaaaaaaaaaaaaaaaaaaaaaaaaacctaaaaaaattaattatataaataaattttataaattatttaaatatatatatataaatttaaaagtgtGTTTTTGAatgtttctttttatatgaaattgACAATTTTAAAGAACAAAGGGGAACCATCTTTCCTATCGAAATTAGGaattattttatcattatcaataacAATTACAATTGGAGTTTTTGTTAtatatgtatttttaaattcaaaacacTCCAACAATTTCATTGccataattttaattctattaataataatatatttggTTTCTTTAGTTGCttctttgtttatttaatgtttgtaatattaaaaataaattttttaaatttattatttttaaatttttttattaatactaaaaataattaatttttaataataattattgtaaAAAGATTCTTAAAatagaaattcaaaaaaaaaaaaaaaaaaaaaaaaaaaaaaaaaaaaaaaatccaaataaactttattattgtttaagaCTTTGACTCTTGaagtaattattaaaatccaaaaaaaaaaaaaagtaaaataatttattgtaaaaagattagattttttttttttaataaattttattctgGAGATTCAGCAATAACGAAATCATTTGAGAAACCTGGTATACCTTTACTTGATGGCCAACGAGTTAATTTGACAGAATCAGCTACAACAGTTTTTGAAGGGTCAATACCTCTATTTGAAAGTGAAATAATTGGTTGATTACCAGCAACAATGAAAAAACTATCTAATCTTATCCATCTTGCACCATAATGAACTTGATCCACAGGGAAATAGTAGATCATACCGTCACCAGGCTCAACTTTATAGGATACAGATGTATGAAGATCACCATTTGGGAACCATACACATACTTCATATAAACCAGTTACATTGATAGTGAACGACCAAGTTACGGTACTAGTTGGAGTGACACCACCTGAAATATATagaaaactattattataagcTTGAATTGAAGTATCCAATGTCCAAGGTGCACCAGTTACAGTGCAATTCTTATCTTGAGATGTCATTACAATCTTATTTGGACATCCGATATCAATACCCAATGATCTAATCAAGTCACCAGCAAAGTTTCCTAAAATCGATGATTGATAAGGTGCATGTCCAAAATTTTCATAACCATTACTAAATATACTAAAAATCATTTCACCACCATTTGGTAATACCAAATGAGcgatttcatttaaatcctTTGTACTTGATGATGTACCCAATACTGAATGTAAAGTTGTACCCGGTGgtaaaccaaaaccaatacTTGTAAATGTTGAAAAAGTTTGTCTACTTATTAAATCGGTCATATATGATTGACCTTCTGATAAAATACCTGATTTCACTAAATTCAACATTAACAATGCTGAATCATATGGACACATTTGATTATCTcccattaatttttgaattaatccTTCTCCCCATGTTGCActattttttacaattaattaataaataaataaattaataaattaataaataaatcaaaccattattattattattattattattagtttttatttatttttaaaataactaCATACGTTGGACCAGAATTTGAAggataaaatttattaattatagttTGATTacctaataaattaaaagaatttaaaaataattcaatagaTTCTCTTTTTGTTAACCAACTTTGAAAACctgttgaatttgatgttTGAAATTCTTGATTTGGTGCATCTGTAATTATATCCATTAAAATACCTGCATGTATAGAACTCATATCATTCATCATTGGTCCTGCTGCCGTTTGTAAACAATGTGGATCATTATTTTGATTCATACACCAACTatgataattttttcaaataataaataaattaataatttactctatatatatatatatatacataatgtatattattaattatatactTTACTTTACAGCAGCAGCTAATAAAGGTAAGAATAAAGTTTGTTGtggatttgaattatttttaccattAAAAGTTGCTAATTGCCAATAACCAATTGGATTTGAAACTAAAATTGCAAAATCTAATTTACTAATAGTTTGATTACCATgtatatttaaaagattctGTCTTGATTTCATTGCTAAttctaataaattatcatctTCTTTTATTACAAATGGCGATTGATTATAAATTGTATTCGAACTATCAAATGGTAAACTAAAAACTACTAAACAAACCACTATTGCcgttataattaatataactATCATTGGTAATATCTTTTTCCTAAAATtccatttctttttctttcttaaatatattttacctgtatttgaattattattattattattattattattattattattattattattattattattatttatattattattattattattattattgttattattattattatttacaccGATGTTATTTctgttatttatattatttttattatttctttgatttatatgattgttattattatcattattttcattattgtttattaataaagaatGTTCATTAACAGATGTCATTCTCTTTAATTTATTcgtttatataaaaataatcaaaaaagaattacaaaaaaaaaaaaaaaaaaaatttgactATATATTGCAGATATTCCACAACCctagctttttttttttaaaaaataaaattattttttttttttttttcaaatcaattttctataaactatttttttattattttttttttttttttttttttttttttttttttttttttttgttctttgTTCTTTTGGAAAAGttgtttcaaatttataaaagttaataattgttttgtaagtgataaaaaaaaagttaacaattgtttttatttttctttatttttatattatatataggTAGTGGGTGTGGTTAAATTCTAAACCACAAATTTAATCACACATAAACACCTATTATCTCTAtgagttattttttttatattttattttaagaaataaataatcctTAATCTTTtgcaatctttttttttttaaaataaattaataaataaataaataaataaaataaataaataaataaaataaataaataaaataaataaataaataaaatgtttaggttttttttttttttttttttttttttttttNNNNNNNNNNNNNNNNNNNNNNNNNNNNNNNNNNNNNNNNNNNNNNNNNNNNNNNNNNNNNNNNNNNNNNNNNNNNNNNNNNNNNNNNNNNNNNNNNNNNGTTTTTATTGcccttaaaaaaataaataatgtgataagaacaattaataaaaaatgaaacttttaatagttttaatattaataatttcattattttttaataatattaattgtaatttattaggaaaatcattatcaaaatcaaatcaagTTGCCCCATTAATATCAAGTGTTtttacattattaattacaaatGATGGCGATAtcgattatttaaatgtttatattaatggtaattttacaaatgaaaatactggtggtggtaatggtaaaaagaatgaaaatatgataatcaatttcaatggtAATGAAATCAAGGATTATAAATATCAACATGATGCTAAAAATGGTTCAATCAGTacagatttaattttatttagtttatatggtgataatattaaatctgGTAATGTTTCAATCACCTATGGTAATGGTTTAAAGAGTAATGAAATGTCATTCCAATTGAAATCATTTGTATCtagaattaaaaaaccaaatacaACTGGTGGtttattagaattaattggtaatttttattttttaaatgattcaagTAGAGTTAATTCTAAAGTTTTCATTACCACttcaaaacaacaacaacaacaccaacaacaagaaaaaaaagaagaatgtcaaattatatcaattgataattcaaaaattaaatgctttattgattcaaatttaaataaaattagtaattttggtgaaaaatttcaaattaaaataagtaatatttataattttcaaaatgaaTCATCATTAGAATTTAGTTTTgcaccaatttcaattgattcagtTTATGGTATTGATAGAATTAATCAATGTCAAATAACTATCATTGGTAAAAACTTTGATAATAAACTAACTGATGGTTCAATTgatcaattatcaattaacaTTAAACAAAGTGATAATTCCTTTAGAAATTGttcaaaaccaattttatcaacaaactctgttttaatttgtaatttagataaatcatcaaattaTAAACAACCAACAATTATTGGTGAtgaaattttcattaatggCAAATCATTATTctatattgatattattaatcaagattcaaagaaaaacaacaacaatgatAATAGTGATCAAGTAAACAATGATGAAAGTAGGAAAACAAGTGATGAAAttcataaattaattttaactgTTATCGTTTtatcttcaattttaattttcattttcatcgttgttttaattgttttaatttttagaaaaacttatccaaatgattcaaataatagaGATTACTTTAAATTAATGTATTGTTCAAATGAATTAGATGAAAcaacttttaattaaataaaaaataaaaataaatttttttaaaaatatattctttatttatataaaaaattttatttattttattatttttattattattattttgtaaatctAAAGAATCTGAAGTTTATATCCCATATTTAAGATATAAGGTAGATAGTGATAATTTACAAAAGagtgaattgttttttttaaaacattttttttttttattaatttaattattttatgaaCCCATTTGATCtaacatattttttaaataatcttttttataaaagtGTAAATATAAAGTAATGAAAacaccaattaataaaaatgaacctaaaccaattaaaaaatattgtaaaGGATAAATTTTTgcatttgataaaaaatttataaccaaaactaaaataaaaataattgaactTAAAATGGGTAATATTAAATGTCTAATGATTTGAAAGtcttgaaattgatttaatctaACATATCTAATCACTGCaatatttgtaataataaaaatgataattattgGAA
It includes:
- the gol gene encoding hypothetical protein codes for the protein MTSVNEHSLLINNNENNDNNNNHINQRNNKNNINNRNNIGVNNNNNNNNNNNNNNINNNNNNNNNNNNNNNNNNNSNTGKIYLRKKKKWNFRKKILPMIVILIITAIVVCLVVFSLPFDSSNTIYNQSPFVIKEDDNLLELAMKSRQNLLNIHGNQTISKLDFAILVSNPIGYWQLATFNGKNNSNPQQTLFLPLLAAAVNWCMNQNNDPHCLQTAAGPMMNDMSSIHAGILMDIITDAPNQEFQTSNSTGFQSWLTKRESIELFLNSFNLLGNQTIINKFYPSNSGPTATWGEGLIQKLMGDNQMCPYDSALLMLNLVKSGILSEGQSYMTDLISRQTFSTFTSIGFGLPPGTTLHSVLGTSSSTKDLNEIAHLVLPNGGEMIFSIFSNGYENFGHAPYQSSILGNFAGDLIRSLGIDIGCPNKIVMTSQDKNCTVTGAPWTLDTSIQAYNNSFLYISGGVTPTSTVTWSFTINVTGLYEVCVWFPNGDLHTSVSYKVEPGDGMIYYFPVDQVHYGARWIRLDSFFIVAGNQPIISLSNRGIDPSKTVVADSVKLTRWPSSKGIPGFSNDFVIAESPE